The Podospora bellae-mahoneyi strain CBS 112042 chromosome 7, whole genome shotgun sequence genome includes a window with the following:
- the RPL2 gene encoding 60S ribosomal protein L2 (COG:J; EggNog:ENOG503NU8K) gives MGRVIRNQRKGRGSIFTANTRLNKAPAKFRSLDFAERHGYVRGIVKEIIHDPGRGAPLARVQFNSPYKFKKVTETFIANEGMYTGQFIYAGKNAALTIGNVLPLASVPEGTVVSNVEEKVGDRGALGRTSGNYITVVGHNPDEGKTRIKLPSGAKKVVSSSARGMIGIVAGGGRTDKPLLKASRAKHKFAVKRNRWPKTRGVAMNPVDHPHGGGNHQHIGKASTISRYAAQGQKAGLIAARRTGLLRGTQKTKE, from the exons ATGGGACGCGTC ATCCGCAACCAGCGTAAGGGTCGCGGCAGTATCTTCACTGCCAACACCCGCCTGAACAAGGCCCCCGCCAAGTTCAGATCTCTCGATTTCGCCGAACGTCATGGCTACGTTCGCGGTATCGTGAAGGAGATCATCCACGACCCCGGCCGTGGTGCTCCCCTCGCCCGCGTTCAGTTCAACTCGCCCTATAAGTTCAAGAAGGTCACCGAGACCTTCATTGCCAACGAAGGCATGTACACCGGCCAGTTCATCTACGCCGGCAAGAACGCCGCTCTTACCATCGGCAacgtcctccccctcgctTCCGTCCCCGAGGGTACCGTCGTCTCCAAcgtcgaggagaaggtcgGTGACCGTGGTGCGCTCGGCCGCACCTCCGGCAACTACATCACCGTTGTCGGCCACAACCCCGATGAGGGCAAGACCCGCATCAAGCTCCCCTCCGGCGCCAAGAAGGTCGTCAGCTCCAGCGCTCGCGGCATGATCGGTAtcgttgctggtggtggcagaaCCGACAAGCCCCTCCTCAAGGCTTCTCGTGCCAAGCACAAGTTCGCTGTCAAGCGCAACAGATGGCCCAAGACTCGTGGTGTTGCCATGAACCCCGTCGACCATCCTCACGGTGGT GGTAACCACCAGCATATCGGTAAGGCGTCTACCATTTCCAGATACGCCGCCCAGGGTCAAAAGGCGGGTCTCATTGCTGCCCGCAGAACGGGTCTGCTGCGTGGTACCCAGAAGACGAAGGAGTAA
- a CDS encoding hypothetical protein (EggNog:ENOG503NXM8; COG:S), whose amino-acid sequence MADDDSSDLSSISSLSAPPSDDESGLELTKEKGILKFFHKIDRNPALEPKEKTPPRPKREPSPPHEYVLADNPDIAFIVMFRARFAEAFPKSLANFGPQELERDVVDSVPGERVEHFLCAVLGLLLNRKQDVKPGHYNRALEEAVQSHKGQWARDWESRNPLSGGATFASMTPVQRLTLLRTLIQWSLASSDAIKSMINQQYKNRHEDDRNIPLSVQVWGGDGDKRRYFLIEGNDDTSFRVYRESNPAGVHRTWWSVAGSIEELQALANKLETQDGGPKARQFAKNILNAIPRFEATEEKRRRREYRQMQKERFRRPEPGFSLYEGRTRGKRMKYTYSDDEAEFLTDSTNRRSTRNTRNHTPAEPSGPVTTASGRQIRAPTRLNAEKSSEAPSAATSVQGDDTENKENELGPRGRPRRSAAVNHGTNGWAASKKRKSEEFESDASDGSEPDFGDDEEEEADIPDESEDEEEFEEDSPMDEDLEDQAEPGSKIFKFPIRVAFDENNKVRQIPGPPVVVSPKNARAAARRNVVVSESSESTGAEDEPEEPEPPAAEEIIAVPAKRASTPQTQTETNVDKSGEKEVKTTDEVMAPPTPSSGPATALAFRGSPEKPVQPPMAAAQAVPAVGDIE is encoded by the exons ATGGCCGACGACGATTCTTCAGATCTCTCGTCTATTTCATCGCTATCGGCGCCTCCTAGTGACGATGAGTCTGGTCTCGAATTGACCAAGGAAAAGGGCATTTTGAAGTTCTTCCACAAGATCGACCGCAACCCTGCCTTGGAGCCCAAGGAGAAGACACCGCCCCGACCCAAGAGAGAGCCATCGCCACCACACGAATATGTGCTAGCTGACAACCCCGACATCGCT TTTATCGTAATGTTCCGCGCCCGATTCGCCGAAGCTTTCCCCAAAAGTCTGGCGAACTTTGGACCGCAAGAGCTGGAGCGCGATGTCGTCGATTCTGTTCCTGGCGAGCGCGTCGAGCACTTTTTGTGCGCCGTCTTGGGGCTTTTGCTGAACAGGAAGCAGGATGTCAA GCCTGGCCATTACAATCGcgcgttggaggaggctgttcAGTCGCACAAGGGACAGTGGGCGAGGGATTGGGAGAGCCGAAACCCGCTTTCTGGGGGTGCCACGTTTGCGTCCATGACGCCAGTCCAACGG CTCACCTTGTTGCGCACGCTTATTCAATGGTCGCTCGCCTCCTCCGATGCGATCAAGTCAATGATCAACCAGCAATACAAGAACCGACACGAAGATGATCGCAACATTCCTCTCAGCGTTCAGGTGTGGGGCGGAGACGGTGACAAGCGCCGGTACTTCTTAATTGAGGGCAACGACGACACCTCCTTCCGTGTGTACAGGGAGAGCAATCCAGCCGGTGTTCACCGGACCTGGTGGAGCGTTGCTGGCAGCATTGAGGAGCTTCAGGCTCTAGCCAACAAGTTGGAGACTCAGGATGGAGGGCCCAAGGCTAGGCAGTTCGCAAAGAACATTCTCAATGCGATTCCTAGATTTGAGGCTaccgaggagaagaggagacgCAGGGAGTATCGCCAGATGCAGAAGGAACGGTTCAGGCGGCCGGAGCCTGGTTTCTCTCTCTATGAGGGCCGCACCAGAGGCAAGAGGATGAAGTACACATATTCCGACGACGAGGCCGAGTTTCTTACCGATTCCACCAACCGCCGATCTACTCGCAACACACGAAACCACACACCGGCCGAGCCAAGTGGTCCAGTCACTACTGCGAGCGGGCGCCAGATTAGAGCCCCTACGAGACTCAACGCAGAGAAATCCAGCGAAGCTCCGAGCGCGGCTACTAGTGTTCAGGGCGATGACACAGAGAACAAGGAGAATGAGCTTGGGCCAAGGGGACGCCCTAGACGCTCTGCTGCTGTCAATCACGGTACAAACGGCTGGGCCGCCagcaaaaagagaaagagcgAGGAGTTCGAGTCGGATGCGTCAGACGGAAGCGAGCCTGATTTTGGggatgacgaagaggaggaggccgacaTCCCAGACGAGtctgaagacgaggaggaattCGAGGAGGATTCGCCCATGGacgaggatttggaggatcAGGCCGAACCCGGCAGCAAAATCTTCAAATTCCCGATCCGAGTTGCGTTTGATGAGAACAACAAGGTGCGGCAAATTCCTGGCCCGCCCGTGGTTGTTTCACCAAAGAACGCCAGGGCTGCAGCTCGCAGGAATGTGGTTGTGAGTGAGAGCTCCGAGTCGACTGGCGCAGAGGATGAGCCAGAGGAGCCAGAGCCACCGGCCGCTGAGGAGATTATCGCCGTCCCAGCCAAACGCGCCTCGACACCTCAGACCCAAACGGAGACTAATGTTGACAAGTCtggcgagaaggaggttAAGACTACGGATGAGGTTATGGCTCCTCCCACGCCCTCGAGCGGGCCAGCCACGGCTTTAGCTTTCCGGGGCAGTCCAGAGAAGCCAGTGCAGCCGCCAATGGCTGCGGCGCAGGCTGTACCAGCCGTGGGCGACATCGAGTAA
- a CDS encoding hypothetical protein (EggNog:ENOG503P43T; COG:S), translating into MADSLPLQVAETLQTSHINPSPSAAHDTNPSTAASKKTPVHISTSDPETDLSDLSDDDEDYPQSSSRKIKPVSRHHLPPLPDLRFEQSYLASIKNADTWWKIALITARDQMIMPLVQGVAYNLAICGWQHWNRNAQLSGQSLGARVRRWWWGVNNWPIPGERGYKRR; encoded by the exons ATGGCagactccctccccctccaggTAGCCGAAACCCTCCAAACCTCgcacatcaacccctccccttccgccGCCCAcgacaccaacccatccaccgccgcctccaaaaAGACTCCCGTCCACATCTCAACATCAGACCCCGAAACCGACCTATCCGACCTctccgacgacgatgaagactACCCCCAATCCTCTTCCCGCAAAATAAAACCCGTCTcccgccatcacctccccccgctCCCCGACCTCAGGTTTGAACAGTCCTACCTCGCCAGCATCAAAAACGCGGACACCTGGTGGAAGATCGCTCTAATCACGGCGAGGGATCAG ATGATCATGCCTCTCGTTCAAGGCGTTGCTTACAACCTCGCGATTTGCGGTTGGCAGCATTGGAACAGAAATGCCCAGCTCAGTGGGCAGAGCCTGGGTGCGCGGgtgaggcggtggtggtggggtgtgaATAACTGGCCGATTCccggggagagggggtaTAAGAGGAGATAG